The genomic DNA AAGAAATGCAGCAGAGTTCATTCTGGACAAGTTGGCAGTTATTCAAGATGGTGTTTCTGCTGATGTAAAGCAATATACCTTTTGTATGGCCTTGCAAGTCCTCCACCTCACAACTAGATCCAGTCCTCACTCCTTCTCTGGAACACATTTTTTGCTGAATCTCTGAGTCTGTTGCAATGATCTTAACACATCACTTGAGGTTGGAGTTTTTACTTCCacttttaaaacaaccacagttAAACCACTAAAGCAATCAAACTTTGATACTAGTATACTAACTAATTACAGACCAAAACCTTCAAACTCATTACAGATTAAACCTTCCCTTTTCGTGCTAAAGATGTACTACTGGACATCTTCAGAAAATGTGAATGAGGCCGTAAATGTTGgtcttttaactgtattttttattttagagcTCATCTTACGAATTAAGACCTCCCTCACtgccattcatactacaccaaaaTAGCTAAGCAATAGATAATTGAATAGCCAATTAGATAATCTACTATAGAATTACCATTCTAAGAAAAAAAGGGGCATTTCCTGTAAATTAAGAGAAACCTCCTGCTTTATACTTACAGGAGAGTCTGGGCAATGAGCTGCTAGAACCTCTTTTATAAGTCTACACATTTGCCTCTTACAATTTAAGCCCAATttaagaaatgctgctgtaccacagcagcatttcttaaATTTCTTAAATTTCTTAAATTCTTAAATTTCTTaaatttctttatcatgtagaaaaactgaaaccTACTGTTGAAATTGCCCAATATCTCAGGAagtaaatgtgtagttaaacttctttacacttAGAGAAAGGGACTTTCTTCACTCTTCTGGCCCGCTTAAGATCATAGCGGGCTGTATGTGGTCCACCATGTAAAATGATTTTGACATCCCTGGTTTAGATCATATATCACTGACAGGAAAGATTGGGTATCAGCCACTCATGACTTTTCCTGTGGTGTTCCACATGGCAGTTGTATTGGTTTATTACTTTTGCCCTTATATGGGCTACAACTTGGCAACCTGTTCACACAGCATAATGTGTTACCATAGTTGTGCAGATGATACATAGCTATACCTATCTGAGATAGATGACGAACTCTCTAACACTGTATTTGACTGACAGCAACAAATAGATCACCACAAACCTCTTAAAACTTAACAAggacaaaagacaaaatgtGAGTTCTTTTAATTGGGCCTAAAATCAGACATATGTTAATTAATACGTTAGTTACATTAGCTCACAGTAAAAGTCTTATTTTAGATTCTGATTTGAGCTTAAACTTCACATTGATTTTTATCATAAAGACAGCCTTCTTCCATTTTAGGAATATAACCAAGACATGAGCCTCCATCACTCATGTATTCATTTTCAGTAGACTGGATTACTGCAGTGCTCTTTTTGCTGGACTTCCCAAAAACATTAACAGAAGGTTTCAGCAAAGTTCAGAGCTCATTAGTCCCGTTTTATCAGTCTGCTGCaggatttatttaaaatactgTTACCAGAAAGAAATCTAGCTTCAGGCACTTTACTGTAATTTAACAGCAATATTTGTTTTGCTGCAGGAATAATGGAATAATGACACTAAATGTGCCCCATGCATCACTAACAAATACAATATTTACTGTTACCGTGTTAATCTGGTTAAATTTACAGTGCTCAGCTATTTGGTTAATCATATTAAGCTAAAACCAtataattcattttttaaaaagttctaCATCTTTAGTAGAAATCGCTGATATACAGTGAGACagtctttttttgtcttatcATTGGATTTGTAaaatgttacaataaaaaaaaattgtgctttaaaaaaaatcatgttttagaacaaaaacaaaatgacctTTTTCATATAAAACCTTTTATTCTAAATATTCAAAAAAGTGGTCATGGTTTAATGTGACATACCATACATTAACACACTGGAAACATACAATGctatattgtttttaaaaaccaaacaaagccCCGGATAGGAAATTCATGAtcaataaacaacatttaaaatagCATGCAACACTTGATGATGTcatgtttcaaaaaaaaaaaaaaaagatcacgtGTCCATGAAGCCTTCACATATATTCAACaaatagaaatatataaaaaaaatacagtgaaaatTATTTGTGTTGTCCTTCCATCACAAATTGTAAAATTCTCATGCATCTTCCAAACCCAAGTTGTTATTATGACTATGATTGATACATGATTCTTGTTTACgacattctgattctgaattaaTGAGGGCTGGAGCTTTAAAAGGCCTTTCACAGCATACCCACATGAGCTATTGGAACACCTTTGCAAGCATTTATCGCTGCGTTAAATGATGCATGTGCTAACGTCTATAATGAGGCTCCTCTCAGCTGTCAACGATGGGTGGATACATTCACCATGCTCGAATCAGGATTCTGATGTGAGCTACAGACCTAATTAAAAACTGTCACCTCGGGAAAAGAGAAGGAAACGTAATGTGTGTGGGCGGAAACTTAATGAGCTTCTTCAAACCCGAACGCACACGCTCAGTCGTGCAGTCGTTAATGGTCATACAAACCACCATGTGCATGTGGCCTTACGTGTCCTGACATGTTATATAATACTTCATTGACGGTCCTCCTTGACTTTCTGCAGCACTCACAGGCTGTTAATCACGTATCTGACAAGGGAAGCAGCAGCACAGTCTTTGCTTTGAGAAGCTACACTAAAGCTGGGATGGCTTTCCTCAGACTACTCAGCAATTATGTACTAATAGTCTTTCTCCCAGTGTATTGCAGTTCAGCACATGGTACAGGTAAGTGTTTACATGATATTGATTGCTTTTTAGAAACATAAAGAGAAGTAACAGTATTATTTGTTAAAGTTCCTTTCTATTTTCCTCAGTGATGCCCCTTTGATTTTATTACACATAATAGCGAATGGCTTTTATACACGAACACACACGACCAGACTCTGCTCAAACCAAGAAAACATGTCAGGGATTATGTTGTGCCCGCTAAACTGAGTCACACTTGGGGATTAATGTCACTTGGGAAGTAAAATTGAAGTAATGTCTTAGCCTGTAAAGATCTTAGAAAggcaaaaatcaaacaaacaaaaataaaaacatattaaaactaTTTCTTACACCTTTAGGAGATGGGATGATATGCAGCAATAGTTATGATTTCTTTTTGTAAGAGCAGAATTACTTCAGATTTGATTTCTATACATACAAAAATGAAACatatttctgcatttttatttatttaaatgaactGGAACATATTAGATACATAGAAAAACTGTACTGGCATAATCCTGAGGTCAGATTAAAAGGTCACTTTTGCTGACCATATCACAAActacttttttcccccaaagtCGTCTAAATGAGTAATGAAATATCAAGCTAATATAAGCTGGAGTTAAGTTAGTTAAATGTTACAATTGGTAGTTCATGGACATACATATTTGACAACTAATCCTTATATAAGACCTTGTTTGGTTGGTTCAagctgttttaatttacttttccCTGAATTTCATCACTGTCTGTGTCTTGGCAAAGCAGCTATGGGAATATTAGATGAAGCCAAACTGTAAAGtgtgaaagaacaacaaagacCATATAAGGATGCAGGGGGAGGTGCTATAAATCACAAACCTATCAACCATGAAACTTCATTTGTGTCCCATTTGGGGCCTTTGTGCTCTCAGTTTAGCTTAGCATTCAATTTCCAGATTGTGGTTTTTGCTAAAACATCCTCATTTACATTACCCCTGCATGTTAAATGGCATTCAAGGGTAACTGGTGTGCTTGAACTAAAGGGTTGACTGGCCTCACTACTGCCACAACTGGAGTGTCAAGACAAAGGACACTTTGGGTACCTCTAAGATGCCAACAGCTTTGACAAATTAGCAGTATTTAATGGCAGCAGAATGGAGGAAGGTTGATATGGCATAACAAATCATCTTATAAGACAAACTGCAAAACTGTAAATGGCACTATTAAATGAATGGGACAGTGCCAGCTGTTGCTGTTTAAATGCACTGAACAAAATCAGACAAGCAAGATGCACTATACACTAGGAGAgacaaaaatggaaaatatcCCTTAAAAATTGATtaacttttatattttaataatttaaaagaaGAAGTAGATTCATATTCATAGATTCATAGAGTAATTATAAGTGGAAGTGAGATATAGGCAGTGCCTGAATAACATTCCTGCCATTAGTATAAATTTTCATCATCCCCAAACCTGtaagtgagcagcatttatttaaataatttcttcTTCTATATGATGCCCCTAGTATATCTGTAAAGCCTTAATCGGGTCACTAATGTGACACACAGTAAATAAGGATTTCTGATTGTATACATTCACTAACAACAATACATAACAGACCTTATCGTTACGAATAGAGGAACTATTCCCCAACCAGCTCAATCACAGAGAGCGGTAAGGTGGAGATGTGCCTCACAGCTTCGGATATTTTACTACTACAGTACCTCAAATGCCAGAAGttcatttaaattcagttttcaaaaccCTGAAATGCTAGATTTTAGAAATATCTTATTCTTCTGTCAGGAAAGCAGGATCATAGCTTTGGTATACTCGAGTTAGAGGGTTTGATCAGAAAGCCTGGCACTGTGGTTAATGTAACTGTCGGCACATTAAGatggttaaagaaaaaaaactaagacAGTTGATAAAGCGGTGACCTTTTCTCAAATGTTACCTCAAGTAATCAAATATATCTCAAAATGCTTTCTCCTCCCTTGTCATGCAAACTCCCtcaagtcaaagaaaaaaaatgtccactTATTTTCCAAGACACATCCCAAACACATGATTATCACTGCTGTTCTCAAAAATAAGTAGTATGAGAGCTCGCACCAGCGCTGCTCAGTCTCTCACACACCGTCATCCTCAAAGGTTCAGTATACTTTTTAGTAAGGCACAAGTGGAATATTCCTCATAATGAGAAACTGAATGTCAGTCACAAAGGAACTAATATGTCAACATTCATCTCTATAGCGAGGGCAGACTGACCGGCAGATGCAAGGCATATAAATTCATGCTGTAACAAGCGTAATGCAAAAGAAAGAGGGACATTCCTTTGTGTTAGCACAGAGCTGCTGCCTTGTAGAGAACGTGTTCATTGTTGATGATGCAGTGTTTTTATCAGTGAGGATCCTCTCGAtctgatgcagatttcagggcctCTGAAAAATTCAGCAGGAGCTTTGCACAGACACGTCTATTGCTTCCGAAGTTTGATGAATTTATTGGTCTTTGTTTGCAGGGGGTAGGAGGACAGGATGCCCAGTGTGTTGCTACCTCGGTACAGGGTTTTCATTTCCTTCCTCTGCTCAGGaggagttttctttttttcttcaagctCATGCCTCCAATACAATCATTTGCTCCAGTCTggaacaattttttttattttttatttttatttggctCAGTCACTAGCACAGCAGTCAGTCAGTCACGTTGATGACATAAAGACTTCAGACTTCTTTCACAGACTAAATccaaactgtgtgtttttatgtgtgagGCTCACACACATGAAGGTACATGGCTTCATGACTGATTTATGCGATGGTTGGAACACAGTCTACTTAACAAATGTGTTTGGGTATGTCATCAGCGATGCTCTGTGAATGAACACAAAAGCATGTTTGTATCTGTAATCTCTGTCAGTGGCTAGATGTATTTTACACAGCTCCCCAAATCTTATTATTCACGCTGCTCCTCATTTGAGGTTTTCGATGATGGCGATCTCCTGTCGGTCGGCGTATTCTGGACTGAGGCCGTTTAGATAAAGGCTGCCGTTCCTCGCCAGGGCCCCCGGGACAGGACTGAGGGAAAGATTCACTGTGGGATAaccctctctgtcctcacaaaaGTTAGCTGACAGCGTCCTCTTGCCAGGGGTCATTTCCTGGTTGATGGACGCATTAATACCCAGCTCAGATGACAGCTTGCGCTTGATGGATGCAGCACGCTGAAACTTGTCATAAATGTCAACACTGAGTCGCCTGCGGGTCTCTTTGAACTCTGCTGACACATTTGCAGTCCATTCTGCTGCATGTGCACGAAACTCCCCAACCTGCAGAAAAAGAATGAAGATTGATGTTTGAAGGCGATCAAACACGTGATTCTAAGTTTCTCTATCTACACCTGGTGTTAGAAAAGTCTAGTTGCACTAAATGTCTCTGTTTACTTGTGTTTGGGTAACATGTGTGAATTATATCATTGCTGGTATTTTACAGTGATAAAATTATTATGATAGATTGTGCAGTTGCACTTGTTGGTAATTTGTGTGCACGTTTTGGACAAAGAGCTGAAGCTGTCTTCAGGGTTGCCAGATTTGTGGGTTTCCCACAGATTTGGGCTACTTTTAACATAGCATTAAAAGTTGACAAAATTAAACACAAGGTGAACGTTTATTCGGGGTGATTGTAGAATCCAGAATCTGAAGGCCAATGAAAAAATGAAAGGTAGtttagttcaattcagttttatttataaagcgccaaATCCCAGCAACAGTTACCCCcacgagcaagcactttggcaacatggggaaggaaaaagtcccttttaacaggaagaaacctccgacagaaccaggctcagggaagggTGGCCATGTGccacgactggttggggtgaaaGAAGGTTAAATCCGCTCAACTCAGAAACAGGCAGCAAACACAGGAATGGCATAAGATGCTCTGCCAACAACTGAAGGGAAAGACTGGGCTTAAATATGTACACTGAGTTTATCAAGGGAAGTGGATACAGGAGGGTGACGagacacagctgaacctaatttAAAAACAGGGCAaggaagaaaaactaaaaacaagaaacaatcagctaccaaaataaaacagaaaataactaaAGGGGAGCAGAAACAAGTAGTTAAGGACACTTGGGAGGCTAGACTATGTAAAGCATTCAAAAATATACtctaaacactaaaaaaaacagaCTACCAAGGTTGTCAAgaccaaacacagcagcagtataataaaacaataaaaaactaAGAACCCTAAACAACCAGTCACAACTGAAATAGGACACTTAATAACCAAGAATACAAAgttccaaaatacaaaaactttCCAAAACTTAGGGTTCCAAAACACAGGACCATGAGAATAGCATATTGTTCAATATCCAAGGAGGTTGCTAGACAACCGGATGAGATCATAATATCCGATATGGATAAGACTTTTTAGGGTCCCAAATGTGCCCATGTGCCAAATTtggtcataaataaataaatcaaatatctACAAATAAAAATTCATATTAAATTTGTTAACTTCAGTAACCTACCAACATTACTCATCATGTACATACACTGCCGTACTAATATGGGGATCCCATTGCAGCATATTAGGCTGGTTTTGGTCTTCTTATTGCTGGTTGTAAGGGTGGTTTTGAGACACCGACATGGCAACCCCAAGGCTTCTCTATTTCTGGCACAGTTCTAAGCATCTACACTAGAGACACTTTTACTGCCATCCTCTGTCACACAGTCAGATTAAAATTTAATTCATGTGAAGAGACAAAGTAATTTTTTTATAACTCTAATGTAGAACATGGAGTTGAAGCACTAAatccaggaaaaacaaaaaaacttggaTGTGTTACATGAACATGGTTTATAAAATGTCATTTCTGTTAATCAGTGCAAACCCCTGTTTAATAGCTCTTATCCAGAGCATTCTTCCACAAAATATACCAGCACTCCAATTAACAAATGAGCACGACAGACCTTTTTAACATTCATTCATTATTTGCAATAAAAGTTAGCTACCATAAAGGCCAACAGCAGATGTGGAACTTTATGAGAAGTGGGAAATGAATGAgaataaaaacctttaaagcATTAGTACATTTAGTCTCATTCTCTTGTGCTATCATTAACCTGAGGTTAGCGGACTTAAAAGGACTTAAAAGCAGGAAAATGTTTCCGAATTCAATGTGATTTTTAGAAATGGGTCTGTGTtgcgagttttttttttttttttgctgcatttgGCACAAGATGTTGTACACACATTAGAGGTTGCAGACATTTTCCCAACCATTCATCACTGGCCTGTTGAGATTTTTTTCCCAAAGAATATTAATGCAGGAGCCTAAAGCAATGaattaaaaatgagtttttgtCATTGAGCTGTGTGTGACCTACTGAACAGGCCTCTGGCGGATATATACTGTATGTGCTTTGCACAGTATGCTTATTTATGGTTCCTGAATAGTGACAGGGAAGAGGGAGTTAGGCCAACACATCATTGATCCCACCTTCATTATGAATTAGACCCGTTTCTCCCggctgttttgtttatttattaggcTCTAAGGTACACTTGAATTGAAAATGATGGTGCACATTGGAGCACAAACACTGCACGCTTTCCCTGCTGTCTTTTCACTTTCTCTTCCCTTCCCCTAATCCATTCCCTCAGTCTCCCACTTTGTCTGTCAGTAATGCAATTCCCTGCGGAGCTCACAGCCTACACAGCTGTACTCCTAATTATGGCTGTGAAAGGATTTCCCACTATAGAGTGCTATATGCCCTTCAATGTGTGCATGAATGTGTGGCTTTTCCCATTCTTTCTACATATAAATAATGAACCTGCCACAGCAGCACAGTATCATATTTATCAGCACCAGCCactgcaaacacaccaaagatTTTGACCAAGTCCTGCACAAAATGGCATTTTTACATAACAGGGTGGGGCCAGGATGGAGATTGAGCATTTCACTTTCAACTGTGTGTgaggaaaaaactaaaaaagtcGAGACAAATAGGATCATATTCAGTAACTGTAAAGAAACCCCTCCATTGACAAAGTTATATTTGTGGATAGTTAATCTGTAGCATCATTGTGAAACACTTTAACACATGTACAGTTGTTTGGTTGTAATTTGAAAGAAATGATTGAGAATTTTCTGAGACAAAGCGCTTGATCTAAAAGGCTGATTGGTGAGCCACAGCTGAACTCAGTGTCCTTCTATATTAGACAGTTACAACAACTCATTGCTTCAGTTTTACTTGACGCCTTCCACCCTTTGCACAGCGATTTTTAGTTTCTTCCGTCTGGGTGAAGTGTGAAACAACAAGGcttaaaaacagctttttttccaGCTGCCATCTTTCAGATGAACAGATCATAGTTTTGCTTATATTGATTATTTATGCTTCATGATGTGGAAATTCTTTTATGATTATTTATTCAATTCATTAGGTTGGATTAggcttgtgtttgttttaaaagtgtGCAGGACTATTAACTTACTGCAGACCAAATGTTTGTACTCACAGGTACAAAAAAAGTAACCTGAACCTTTCTGTCATcggaaaaaaatgcattaactaCAAATTTGTTGGTTTTGCTACTTAAAGAGTGAAAATTCACTGAATACTAACTTCTCAATATACTttgtagagcaggggtgtcaaacataaggcctggggGCCAGAATTTACCCAGCAAAGACTCTAATCCAGCCTGCtggatggctttggaaaatgttcCAAACTTGTTGGAtactttgtgtgaaataaaggccaaacagcaataaaaaaaaaacaaaaaaaaaaacgtgaaaatgaaaaatgctaATAGACCTCTCAGTAAGTGCCAACCACGAGCTTGGTTCCTCAAGCATGGGATGCTATTAGCATAAGACTCTAAGATAAATTTTGGGATTCGAGGGGCTGACAGAGTTCTTTCTTCAACTTCAGTTCAGATTCTGCATATCTGCATGCTTTATGTTGTCAGTAAAACCAACAAAAGAGCCAACTTAACAGCACTACTTGCCTCTTCTTTAGTTTTCTTGGAGATAACCCGAAACCAGTCTCCGATCATACTTAGCACTGCAGCAAAGTATGCCAAGCCCACCAAAATCCAGAAGAGCACCACGGGTTTATAGTAATCAAGGTATTCTGGTTTCTCGAACCCACctgaagaacaacaaacaaaactgtgttATAAAAGTCGGTCACATCGTTCTGGGATacttacagtgctgtgcaaaagtctcgagcCGCCTGTCATTTCTCATTTACATTTTGCTTGGAAAATGAGAAATAGCtgcaaatattaatttaaatataTGTGTGCCAATATTTACTACAAGATCCCCAACAGCACTGGCTGAAATCAGCCCCAAATCAGAGTTGCCACCATGTTTCACAGCTGGCGGTAGAAAAAAGCTTTAAACCTGAATTCAATTTCTTAAGTACATGACTTTTAGATActtttcatctgctgtagatatttttttaaggcctgacatttctttggtccccaaccttttaaagcttttttttttttagctcataGATTCTTGGGAATCATCTTGTTGGTGCAAATATGCtattttatgcatttaaaaGTGTTAGATTTGACATCTGTTTTTGCAGCAGACTGCTAATAACAAAATGCCTAAAGATAAAATTTAAAATAGGTTCTTTCCCAAACTGGTTGTTCCCTTGAGTTAGGGGCCTTTTTTTTGAACGATTGAATGATTTGTAGGTCAGCCTTGAAAACAGTCAGGTACAGGGAATGGacagaaaatgagtgaaaaaccaaagaaaaacttttaagAAAGTCTCTTGAACACTTTCAAAAAAAGgtgtctggctccttggaagaaaTGAGTGGTAGctaaagacttttgcacaacgCTCTGCTTGACTTCACCCAAATCTATTTCTATGAATGACCCAGGAATAGGGGCTTTTATATAATGATTTTTCTATAATAGATCCATGTTGCATCAGTTCATGGGCTGGTTCTGGTTTTCTGTCATTGTGAACATATTACCTTAAGCCCATTTAAATGCCGCCTCAGCCCCCATTATGGTCCTTACCTTTCAATGACTCCGTAAAATATCAGCAGGGATGAAGAGTCAGAGCCAGCCAGCTCAGTGTGCAGTTAGATAATCTCCCATTACAACAACATTTTAACTAACGGGAGTCCACATTGATTAGCTTAGTGTAGCTACTGGGGGTTGACACAGGTGCCACAATCTAATCTATAATCATTAGGCCTGTTCAGGGAAGTTTAATCCAGCAGTCTAAGTGTTTGTGATTTGTCCCATCTGCCTCTCTCTTGTTATCTGCCAAGAAGGTCAAATCAAGCTAATACCAGCtgctacacaaatacacacaagctACGAAAAATGCACAGTACACCCTCTTACTTTTTCTATCACAGACATACTGTATTATGTACAGTGTGTTTAGTTAATTGTTTATAATTATTCTTTTAGGGTGTTTACAGACTTGCGTCATGAAATAGTGTGACATTTCAAGAAATGCGGTACGCTTATTACATTTCTTGTGGTGAGTCATGATCAGTGCTCTTCTCGGGTTTATTTATGGAAGGAGAATGAATCTACTTCCAGCAGCTGTATAAAATTTGAAAATAAGCAGGAAGCAGGGTATATCTGAAGATAACAAAATGCCAACTGGTCCATCAGACACAGTGTGACACATTGTTTATTctgcacaaaaaaacccccaacaactGTAAAACAAGCTTGCTGTTTCACAAAGATGAAACAATATGGTAGAACAAAATGGGAATAATTATTGTGAAATGAGCCAATGTCCGAAGGAAAACTATTGTCcaaaactaatgtaaaaaatTACTAGAAGGTCTGGCTCCTTAGAAACATAATCTGACCAGTGGCTCTGTTATGCTTGCTTGGATATAAAGTAATTCCCATCAACATCTTCAAAGCACCAAATGAAGACAACATTTGGGAGACTAATGTGATGTTCTGGTAGAGCTCCAGAGACTCACACAATCAGTGGCTATGAGCTTGGTGGTCTTTACAGTTAAATATGTTATCGGTGTTCATAAGAACTACTGTTAAGGTGCTTGTAAATTAAAGTGAGGCACAGAATATAATTGTAGTGCACTGGGAGGCTTATCACTGCTGCGCAGATCCTTTGAGTCAGGCTGGCCGATAAATCATTCAACTATAAATACACTGATTctacataaaaatgaaagacaaaagaaaaattcaAGTGACCTTTTTCTCCAGCGACAAAGTCTCCAAAGCCGATGGTAGTGAGCGTGATGACGACAAAGTAGATGGACTCGAGAGTGCTCCAATCTTCGATGTGCTTGAAGATGACGGCTGGCAGGGCCACGAAGATGAGGCACCCGAACAGGATAAAGAGTAGCGTGGAGATGACGCGAATCTTTGTCTGGCTGACTTTCCACTTCTGTAGGGAGATTAGCTCACATGAAGAATACATGATGTGCACTTTCGGAGACTAAAACTTTAAATTCAATCTGTGGGAGCGAAAGGGAAGTGCTTGAAAGAATTCAAACAGCACAGAAGCTTTACATGGAAACACTGCGGCTGAATTTTATGAATAGTTACCATGTGCTTTGGTTTCTGATGTGCTAATAAAACAAGATGTTTGCTTTTCCTTACAGGTGCGGCCGCTGGCGATACATCGTGAATTTTTATTTGTATGCTATCCTTTTATTCCGATTCCGATCCAATTTCTTTCCTGCCTGTCCTGCGTTAGATATTGTCAATATGTATACTACATATAATGtaataactgaaaaaaacaccaacaacaacaacccatgcttttatttatttatttatttggatctgtggggataggttaattggaaaatccaaattgccattaggtgtgaatgtgagtgtgaatggttgtctgtccctgtgtgttggccctgcgacagactggcgacctgtccagggtgtaccccgcctctcgccctatgacagctgggataggctccagcgccccccgcgaccct from Maylandia zebra isolate NMK-2024a linkage group LG15, Mzebra_GT3a, whole genome shotgun sequence includes the following:
- the LOC101479664 gene encoding potassium channel subfamily K member 2, with product MAAPDLLDPKAAAHNSKPRLSFSTKPVVLNTPEDECDTRTTVMRWKTVSAIFFLVVLYLIIGATVFRALEQPHESSQKLAILTQKLDFLVAHACVNSSELEELVRQVVIAIREGVNPSGNSSNQTSLWDMSSSFFFAGTVITTIGFGNISPHTEGGRIFCIIYALLGIPLFGFLLAGVGDQLGTIFGKGIAKVEKMIVKWKVSQTKIRVISTLLFILFGCLIFVALPAVIFKHIEDWSTLESIYFVVITLTTIGFGDFVAGEKGGFEKPEYLDYYKPVVLFWILVGLAYFAAVLSMIGDWFRVISKKTKEEVGEFRAHAAEWTANVSAEFKETRRRLSVDIYDKFQRAASIKRKLSSELGINASINQEMTPGKRTLSANFCEDREGYPTVNLSLSPVPGALARNGSLYLNGLSPEYADRQEIAIIENLK